A stretch of DNA from Flavobacteriales bacterium:
TTCCGGATACATTAATTGTTGCCGTACCTGAGCTTCCATTTTGCCGGTCTATTTTGCCTGCCCCGTTTATAATTAAATTTTGGTTAATATTTAGTGTGTTTGAATTATATGTAGAAAGAAACCCATTTACGGTGAGGTTCTCACAACTTCCATTTTCTAGAGATATCGTATCGTTCGCCGAAATTGTTACGCTGTCATTTATATCTGGAGTACCATCTTCATCATTTCCTGAAGAAAGCATCCAAGTGGATGAATTATCAGACCAGTTTCCGTTAGATATACTTGTGAAAACGGCTTGACCTGAGGATGTTTTGGAAAAAAGAATGCATAGAAATATCACTCCCAATAAATTTTTGAGAACGATATGATGATTTGTGAGATAGCTTGATCTTGGGGGCAACGTATCATTAATATATGATATCCGCTTTGAAATAATTTCAGCGGCACGGGGCGAATTTAATTAAACTTCTGTATTTATGTTAGTTGAGGTAGGTTTTAATTATTTCTACCTTAGAATCCAGGGCCTCTTTAAGTCGATACCTGTCTTGAATAATCTTAATGGTTTTATCTGCGAGAGAAATAATTTCGTTAAACGATTTTTCTATTTCTTCTTTAGGCTCTTCCGTTTCAATATTAACCTCTAATTGCAGAAGTGATTATCCAAGCATCTGTGCACCAAAAACAAGGGCTACACCTTTAAGCGTGTGTGTCTTGCAGTTTTCTAAATCGTCGTCGCTAAAAGTTTGTGTAATTTTAGGGACGTATTCTTCAATATTAACAATCGTTTTGCCTGCAAGTCGTTGTAGTTTTTCGGGTTTGTATTTCATTAGTTTCTCAATCTCTCCTAGTTTGTCCCAGTCTAGCAGCATATCTGGATCTTTTACATCAACAAGCTCATTGCTTGGTTCAACTTCGCTTTTTATTTCCAGTGTTTTAGGGATTTCTACTTTCGTTTCAATAGCCGATTCTGTTACCATTCCGATTAGAGGTATTTGAATCCATTTATGAAATATTGCTTGTAAACTTTCGTAAGTAATTGGTTTAGCCAAGTAGTCATCTAGCCCTGCATTGATGTATTTTTCTTTATCTCCACTCATTGCATTTGCCGTTAATGCTACGATTGGAGGAGTGTCGGAATCCAATTCTTTGATTTTATTACAAGCCGTTATACCATCCATGTTGGGCATCTGAATATCCATTAGAATGATATCGTATTCTTTCTTTTTATATTTTTCAATTGCGTCGAAACCATCTAATGCCGTAGTTACCATGCAATTCAAATTCTGAAGAATAGCTGTGCAAACGATGAGGCTAACTTCTTTGTCGTCTACTAGTAGAACGTTAAGCTGTTTGGATGCTTTGTACGTTGCTGGTTTATCTGCTTCCTTCGAATGTAAGTCTTTAAACTCAAGCGCTCTATATCTAAGTAGGTAAGGTATTTACGGGAGAGTAAGACTTAGGTTTCTGTTGTTTAAGGATATACGAATATACCTAGTAGCTATTAGTAGAATAATCGACAAGCTTTATGAGGAGATCAACCACATAATACGATCATATGAGATGGCATAATGGATTAATGTATTATACCTAAGGCAATTGCCATCTGAGTTTTATCATAATCGAAGAGGCACCAGGTTGCAAAACTAAAGAGAGCTAAGTTTAACGGATTTGAGCCCATATATTATTCTTGAATATTAATTTCGATTTCTATAAAATTCTAATCTTGCACCCTATTTACTACGTGTGGCTAATAGAAGAATTAGTAAGTCGTAAAGAAAAGATTATTTGGTAAATTTATTCTTTACTCTATTTAAAAGTATAGCTCTTGTTCTATTCGCAATCATTTTTTTTTCTTGGTGTTTTTATACTGATGAATATTTCTTGTTCAAATGAGGAATCAAAGAACAGAGAAAATAAGAAGGGTGAAAACTATCGAATTGTTTTTTCTCATAGCTCTGGACATTACCCTCAGGAATTTGATTTGGTTATAACATGTAAGGATGTAGAATCGAATATATATTATTCTCTTGATGGGTCTGTCCCAAATCCGCAGAGTAAATCCTCTTTTAAATACAAGGAACCTATCCGAGTTGCGAAAATGTATCTCGAAGAGCATGATTTAACTTTTATTCCTACTACTATACTTAAAGAAAAACCTTTTTATAACATG
This window harbors:
- a CDS encoding response regulator, whose amino-acid sequence is MPYLLRYRALEFKDLHSKEADKPATYKASKQLNVLLVDDKEVSLIVCTAILQNLNCMVTTALDGFDAIEKYKKKEYDIILMDIQMPNMDGITACNKIKELDSDTPPIVALTANAMSGDKEKYINAGLDDYLAKPITYESLQAIFHKWIQIPLIGMVTESAIETKVEIPKTLEIKSEVEPSNELVDVKDPDMLLDWDKLGEIEKLMKYKPEKLQRLAGKTIVNIEEYVPKITQTFSDDDLENCKTHTLKGVALVFGAQMLG